The region CGGCGCAGTATCCGAGCAATCTTGCGTGCGTACATGAGCCGAGGAGTTTCGTAGTAGTTGAAATTCTCCTCGTGTGGCAGCTCCAGTATGATCCCGGCAAGCTCCTTCTCGAGCTTAGAAGGATTTAAGCAGCGGCGGTGATGGCGTGGTCCGAACAATCTCTTGAGCGCGGTGAAGATGTTGCCTCGAGAACCAACTAGGCGTTCTTTACACAAGTCGTCCAGATTGGTGCAGGTTTTCTTGTACAGCCAGTTCTGAGGAAGGCCTGGTAGCATGTCGGGGCGATCCACCAGGAGGAACATCATGTAGTTGGACAGTGCCCTGACAGCCTCCACACGGCCGTCAGCTGCATCATGGCCGCTTGGCTGCCCTGCAGCGAGGATCAAGTCGGTGGCGATGTGCCAGCTGATGATGCTCTCGTGGAAGTCAACTCCATGCCAGTCCTCCAACTCCATGTACAGCCCAGGGTACTTCTTCTCACTCAGCGCCATTTTACCCCAATTATACCTGAGCATGCCCATTGTGTTTATATCACCCGTTGAGACTATGTCGTCCACCTGCTGTGCACgctccttgaccttctctgggaccTCAACAGTCCATGAGTAGTACCTTCTCTCAAACGACTCGCTGAGCCCCACCATCTTGAAAAGACTGCCGAGCTGGTGACCGGTCGAATCCATCTCTCCGGTGCGAAACTGCAACATGTTGTGCTGTCCCATGGTGCCTGACCATCTCCTTGAGTTCCGTGTAATTATCGCCTTTCCAGGCCAAGACCGGCGGAGAGATCCAAGTCTCTGACGAAGCCAGTGCCACCTTCCACTGCACAGAGCTGCATGCCGAAGCCAATTACATCGTGTAGCACACAAGAAGGCAAACACCCAGCTTGATCCAAGTGCACCTACAAGGGATTTTGTCTCCAGGACCAAGGCAACAACCAACAAGGTGTATGTGACGACAACATCGGCTTGGCTGTCACCATCTTTGCCGCTCAACTGGAACAGCACAAGAGAGGCGGTAATGGCAAGAGGCGACACGGCACGGATGCAGTAGCCAAACCAAGAGTGGATCACACTTGCCTTCGTGTAGAGGATGTCGTACATAAGGGAGAGCTCCATCTCCATCACCGTCCACATGCGCTCACGGTCTTTCATGAGGCCCTGGATTGTTGTGTTGTCCAAAGAATCCAGCTCACTCAGGCTATCTGGATCCACCATCATCACGGAATCAACTATCCCACGCTTGCAGATATGAAACAGGGAGTGAGCAAGCTGCAGGAGTTCAGCGTTGGAGTTGTCGTAGCCGTGTTGATGCTCGGTGTAAAATTTTTGGTGATGCTTGTCACGTGGTAACACCTTGAGAGAGCTCCGGAGCCTGCTGAAGTTGGCGAACCAGAGCGCACATGTCCTCTCCCCATACTTGGCAACGCCGAGACCGAATATCAAGATGGCAGCCAGCATGAGCAAGATCCCACTGCCGATGATATGCTTGTAGAAGACATGTCCAGCTCCCAGGACCTGCACCAAAAGGCTCAGAAAGTGGCGTTTCCAGAGCTTGCTATCCTCGAGGGCATAGGCGGTAATGTTGTCCGGGCCGCCAAGGTGCAGCAGGAGGAACGGAGCCCAGAAGGCGACTAGGTGGTGCTCTTGCGgcgtgctgctgaagaagagctgcCCGGCAGCGTACGTCGCCGTCATGTCGGACAGCTGGTACGCCAGCCAGAGGAAGAACCTCTGCATAGCTGAGCTGGCTTTGCGACGACGCACCTTGGCGAAGAGATGGAGGATGACCTGGAAGCCGAGGCTCAAGAGAACCAGGATCCGGGTTCCCCACTCATTCCATAAGTCCAAAGGCCCTCGAGCCATTGTTGAGAGCTTGATCCTGGAATGCAACAAGTATACACAGATAAAATCAGTAGCGACAATTAAACAAGGTGAAAGCACAGCCTAATTGCACAGTAGTGAACTAGGAGATCACAAAGTGGCAGTGTAATACCTCCCAACTCTGAAGAAAGTGAGCACCAGCACTGCAGAGTATGACACTGCTACCTCTAGAGTAACTACGGACAGAGCAACTGATCGAGTAGTAGTACACTATCAAGTAAACATAAATGCCATTCTGATTGTCATGTTGCAGGAGCTACCCAACGAGTGCCAACTAGCTGTACACTTTTAACAAGTAGCTAGCGCAAGGAACAAACAAATTAAGAATACTGATCACAGTTGGGAATCGCATCTGAAGGTACGTGCCAGATCCATCCATCAGACCAGCTCATCATTTGTCAGCTTGTCCATACTAAATTTGGAAGGAAAAGGCGAACTAGGTCGATAAATACAGTCTGAAGCATGTTCCTACTTGAGATGTCTCATGATGTTTTTTATTGTTGAGACCATGCAGTGTGCAAGCTTACATTCAATCAACCAACAATACTATACTCCCAGCGCATGTGATGGCAACCAGGAGTTAAGTTAGTTAACAGCCTGTCCGGGTCGAGCCACGGCATGGAAGCGACGAGGGTGAATCCCCCTTTGCGGCCTGGAGCAGGAGCAACGCGCGGCACTAACAGGGAATTGGGGATTGATTCGTGTTGACAGGCACTGAACACTTAGATTTACCACAATGTTTTTGCTACTAGTACTAAAATATATGCTTGTTAGACGGGCGAAAATAAGCGGCATGGACAATCGATATCGAAATGCATATGTATGTACAAGTGGAGTGAAATGTGACAGTGGCAATACCTGTAACAGCAGGTGCTAGCTGTACCGAAGTCCAAGCAGGAAGTAGCAGCAGAGAGAGATGGCGGCAATTAGGACAGTGCTTGGCTGGTCCGTTCTTAAGTACCAGAATTCCAAATTGGAACAGTATGTACGTTTTTTTTCTTTATTACAAAGACAAAAAAAAGCAAGGGATATGCATAGAAGAAAACAACTACTTTTGAGCCTCCAACCATACTTAACTAGAAATAATGTCACAGTGGCTTAATTAATTAAGACACTCACTATTGCTACATATCTACCTACTCAGTAGTCAGTACCCAAGACAGCTCCAACAGCACTTGGTTAAGAATATGTCTCATGGGAAATATAATCTCATCAGCATAACCTTCCCAATTGCCTCCAAAGAAAACCACTCATGTGTCTTGTATCTCTAGAATCTTGTACCTCTATTTTTAGTGTTTCACTGCCAAATATTAAGAATTCACGcctgcaaaaaacaacaaaaattagGAATCTGCCATCGGAAGTTATTTCTCAATGAACAACCTTGTCCTCCTCCAGTTTCTTTTTATTTCTAGACTAGTTCCTGTTCAGCACTTCTGTTCCCAACAGAGGGGCCCGACCAACAATACGATATGCACAGAAATATAATTATTCACTCTGGGGCGGCATGGTTAGGATATAATGCTAGTAGATCATGGCAATGCCTGTTGTAGGAGGAGGCGGATGGCACTACAAAGTGGAGTGTAGCAGGTATGAGCTTTCTTGCGCAAAAGGTCTACATGTGCATGCCTGCTTGGATGGATGCCTTGAAAAGCGATTGACAAGTTGTTAGGCTGAACCTACCGATGTGCTGGGCTAAATTTGCAGCTTAGACCACATTTGCATTTCCAGGTTTCGACTAGATTAAGGAAAGTGCCACATACACAGCAAGATCCCGGGTTCGTGCCTTCCCCAAACGAGTACTTTTTTTTTCTTGGAAAATAACTGAAACCAGTTCAGATTGAAATACTGAAATCATGGCTGTCATGAGCGTTTGCTATTATTGAGAGCATGCATGGGCCGACCAAcaatattatactccctccgtctcaaaataaatgtctcaactttgtattaactttagtacaaagttgtactaagcttgagacatttattttgagcCGGAGGGAGTATCTATcaatgttttaaatagccggctatagctccgctatagctcgGCTATAGCCTTTTCAGCAGGGTGGCGCTAAATGGTCGCCTTTATAAATAGCCCGCTATATCCCGTTATAACTTCGCTATAGCTGTTTTTGGAGGCCCGCTGCTATTTcctatagcccgctatttaaaacattggtaTCTATTTAATATTAAGGTTCTATCCATTATCCAATCAACTAATACTTTAATAATACATCATCCAACGCCTGCTTTATGAGGAGGTGGATGCCAAGTGCAAAGCTT is a window of Triticum dicoccoides isolate Atlit2015 ecotype Zavitan chromosome 2B, WEW_v2.0, whole genome shotgun sequence DNA encoding:
- the LOC119361965 gene encoding uncharacterized protein LOC119361965: MARGPLDLWNEWGTRILVLLSLGFQVILHLFAKVRRRKASSAMQRFFLWLAYQLSDMTATYAAGQLFFSSTPQEHHLVAFWAPFLLLHLGGPDNITAYALEDSKLWKRHFLSLLVQVLGAGHVFYKHIIGSGILLMLAAILIFGLGVAKYGERTCALWFANFSRLRSSLKVLPRDKHHQKFYTEHQHGYDNSNAELLQLAHSLFHICKRGIVDSVMMVDPDSLSELDSLDNTTIQGLMKDRERMWTVMEMELSLMYDILYTKASVIHSWFGYCIRAVSPLAITASLVLFQLSGKDGDSQADVVVTYTLLVVALVLETKSLVGALGSSWVFAFLCATRCNWLRHAALCSGRWHWLRQRLGSLRRSWPGKAIITRNSRRWSGTMGQHNMLQFRTGEMDSTGHQLGSLFKMVGLSESFERRYYSWTVEVPEKVKERAQQVDDIVSTGDINTMGMLRYNWGKMALSEKKYPGLYMELEDWHGVDFHESIISWHIATDLILAAGQPSGHDAADGRVEAVRALSNYMMFLLVDRPDMLPGLPQNWLYKKTCTNLDDLCKERLVGSRGNIFTALKRLFGPRHHRRCLNPSKLEKELAGIILELPHEENFNYYETPRLMYARKIARILRRRDEDAVVVLLDVWTDFMAYAANRCSREAHARNLNSGGELTTVLWLMIEHLRLIKGDATKVNARV